A stretch of the Mycobacterium shigaense genome encodes the following:
- a CDS encoding dienelactone hydrolase family protein: MARIRKVVAALSRRGPHKVLRGELAFAGLPGVVYTPEAGLNLPGVAFGHDWLAGTARYSGLLEHLASWGIVAGAPETERGVAPSVLNLASDLGTALDIVSGVRLGPGKISVHPAKLGIVGHGFGASAAVFAAAGMPTRLASAVALFPTATSPPAEQPAATLQLPGLILTAPGDPDTLNSNALGLSQAWKTATLRVVSKAKPGGLTEGRRLTQAFGLPGPHRRTQRSVRALLTGYLLATLGGDKTYREFADPDADLPKTSRPDPDAEPVTLEHKIVALLK; this comes from the coding sequence GTGGCCCGCATCCGCAAAGTCGTCGCTGCCCTCAGCCGCCGTGGACCGCACAAGGTGTTGCGCGGTGAGCTGGCCTTCGCTGGTTTGCCGGGGGTGGTGTACACCCCGGAGGCCGGACTGAACCTGCCCGGCGTCGCGTTCGGTCACGACTGGCTCGCCGGTACCGCACGCTATTCGGGCCTGCTCGAGCATCTGGCGTCGTGGGGCATCGTCGCCGGCGCACCCGAGACCGAGCGCGGCGTGGCACCGTCGGTGCTCAACCTGGCCTCCGACCTCGGGACCGCGCTGGACATCGTGTCCGGTGTGCGGCTGGGACCGGGCAAGATCAGCGTGCATCCGGCCAAGCTGGGCATCGTCGGCCACGGCTTCGGCGCCTCGGCCGCGGTATTCGCCGCGGCCGGGATGCCCACGCGGCTGGCCTCCGCGGTCGCGCTGTTTCCCACCGCCACCAGTCCCCCGGCCGAGCAGCCGGCCGCGACGCTGCAGCTTCCGGGACTGATCCTGACCGCTCCAGGGGATCCCGACACGCTGAATTCCAACGCGCTGGGACTGTCGCAGGCGTGGAAGACGGCGACGTTGCGCGTCGTCAGCAAGGCCAAACCCGGCGGCCTGACCGAGGGTCGGCGCCTCACTCAGGCATTCGGGCTGCCCGGGCCGCACCGCCGCACACAGCGCTCGGTGCGGGCGCTGCTGACCGGGTACCTGCTCGCCACGCTCGGCGGCGACAAGACCTATCGCGAGTTCGCCGATCCCGACGCGGATCTGCCAAAGACGAGCAGGCCCGATCCCGACGCCGAACCCGTCACCCTGGAACACAAGATCGTCGCGCTGCTGAAGTGA
- the glmS gene encoding glutamine--fructose-6-phosphate transaminase (isomerizing), translating into MCGIVGYVGRGPACRVVMDALRRMEYRGYDSSGIALVDGGGTLTVSRRAGRLENLEKAVAEMPPDALGGTTGLGHTRWATHGRPTDRNAHPHCDAAGKIAVVHNGIIENFAILRHELEQDGVEFASDTDTEVAVHLVAQAYRRGETAGDFAASVLSVLRRLEGHFTLVFANADDPGTIVAARRSTPLVVGIGNGEMFVGSDVAAFIPHTREAVELGQDQCVVLTADGYRITDFDGNPDDVNARVFHIDWDLAAAEKGGYEYFMLKEIAEQPTAVGDTLLGHFVDGRIVLDEQRLSDQELREVDKVFVVACGTAYHSGLLAKYAIEHWTRLPVEVELASEFRYRDPVLDRSTLVVAISQSGETADTLEAVRHAKAQKAKVLAICNTNGSQIPRECDAVLYTRAGPEIGVASTKTFLAQITANYLVGLALAQARGTKYPDEVEREYRELEAMPEVVSRVLATIEPVAALAYRFAQSSTVLFLGRHVGYPVALEGALKLKELAYMHAEGFAAGELKHGPIALIEDGLPVIVVMPSPKGSATLHAKLLSNIREIQTRGAVTIVIAEEGDDTVRPYADHLFEIPSVSTLLQPLLSTIPLQVFAASVAQARGYDVDKPRNLAKSVTVE; encoded by the coding sequence ATGTGCGGAATCGTCGGCTATGTCGGGCGGGGCCCTGCCTGCCGCGTCGTCATGGACGCGCTGCGCCGCATGGAGTACCGCGGCTACGACTCCTCGGGCATCGCACTGGTCGACGGCGGCGGGACTCTCACGGTCAGTCGCCGCGCCGGACGGCTCGAAAACCTGGAGAAAGCGGTGGCCGAGATGCCGCCGGATGCCCTGGGCGGCACAACCGGCCTCGGGCACACCCGGTGGGCCACGCACGGCCGTCCCACCGACCGCAACGCGCACCCGCACTGCGACGCCGCCGGCAAGATCGCCGTCGTCCACAACGGCATCATCGAGAACTTCGCCATCCTGCGCCACGAGCTGGAGCAGGACGGCGTGGAGTTCGCCAGCGACACCGACACCGAGGTCGCCGTGCACCTGGTCGCCCAGGCCTATCGCCGCGGCGAGACGGCCGGTGACTTCGCGGCCTCCGTGCTGTCGGTGCTGCGCCGGCTCGAGGGCCACTTCACGCTGGTGTTCGCCAACGCCGACGATCCCGGCACCATCGTGGCCGCGCGGCGGTCGACCCCCCTGGTCGTCGGGATCGGTAACGGTGAAATGTTCGTCGGCTCCGACGTGGCCGCGTTCATCCCGCACACCCGCGAGGCCGTCGAGCTCGGCCAGGACCAGTGCGTGGTGCTCACCGCCGACGGCTATCGCATCACCGATTTCGACGGCAACCCCGACGACGTGAATGCCCGTGTCTTCCATATCGATTGGGACCTGGCCGCCGCCGAGAAGGGCGGCTACGAGTACTTCATGCTCAAGGAGATCGCCGAGCAACCCACCGCGGTAGGCGACACCCTGCTGGGTCATTTCGTCGACGGCCGCATCGTGCTCGACGAGCAACGCCTCTCCGATCAGGAACTACGCGAGGTCGACAAAGTCTTCGTGGTCGCTTGCGGCACCGCTTATCACTCGGGGCTGCTGGCGAAATACGCGATCGAACACTGGACGAGGCTGCCGGTCGAAGTCGAACTGGCCAGCGAATTCCGTTACCGCGACCCTGTTTTGGACCGCAGCACGCTGGTGGTGGCCATCTCGCAGTCCGGTGAGACCGCAGACACTCTCGAAGCGGTGCGCCACGCCAAGGCGCAGAAGGCCAAGGTGCTGGCGATCTGCAACACCAATGGATCTCAGATTCCGCGCGAGTGTGACGCGGTGCTCTACACCCGCGCCGGCCCGGAGATCGGCGTCGCGTCGACCAAGACGTTCCTGGCGCAGATCACCGCCAACTACCTGGTGGGCCTGGCGCTGGCGCAGGCCCGCGGCACCAAGTACCCCGATGAGGTCGAGCGCGAATACCGCGAGCTGGAAGCGATGCCGGAGGTGGTGAGCCGGGTGCTCGCCACGATCGAGCCGGTGGCCGCGCTGGCCTACCGGTTCGCCCAGTCGTCGACGGTGCTGTTCCTGGGGCGGCACGTCGGTTACCCCGTAGCGCTAGAAGGCGCGCTGAAACTCAAGGAACTCGCCTACATGCACGCCGAGGGATTCGCCGCGGGCGAGCTCAAGCACGGCCCGATCGCGCTGATCGAAGACGGCCTGCCGGTGATCGTCGTGATGCCGTCGCCCAAGGGCTCGGCTACGCTGCATGCGAAGCTGCTGTCCAACATTCGCGAGATCCAGACCCGCGGCGCGGTGACGATCGTGATCGCCGAGGAGGGCGACGACACGGTGCGCCCCTACGCGGACCATTTGTTCGAAATCCCATCGGTATCAACCCTTTTGCAGCCCCTGCTGTCGACCATCCCGCTTCAGGTGTTCGCCGCGTCGGTTGCCCAGGCCCGAGGTTACGACGTTGACAAACCGCGAAACCTGGCCAAGTCGGTCACGGTGGAGTAG
- a CDS encoding DUF4436 domain-containing protein — protein MLLVATYIASIVLYVNGGMGHPHVVVQDSSAGDGTKMTNDIEEIQSDNSVLVANISVVPGPGLLDPRTHALKDDLHIVAASTVTTSKQTWPKGTLPTVFRVSLVLTGEVADWPFDEYHSGPVVAQLSSGSEHTPVPATVTLVDRLLGWDVDVTRVNDAEPTGPFRVDLSRTASTMTFGVAILCVLIGLAGLAAFVAIETARDRRKFQPPMTTWYAAMLFAVMPLRNALPDAPPFGSWIDITIVVWVIVVLGISMGIYISCWWRHLAPEPPDFA, from the coding sequence GTGCTCTTGGTCGCCACCTATATCGCCTCGATCGTGCTCTACGTCAACGGCGGTATGGGGCATCCGCATGTCGTGGTGCAGGACTCGTCGGCGGGCGATGGAACCAAAATGACGAACGACATCGAAGAAATTCAGTCGGACAACAGCGTCCTGGTTGCCAACATCAGCGTGGTGCCCGGCCCCGGACTGCTGGACCCGCGCACCCACGCCCTCAAAGACGACCTGCACATCGTCGCCGCCTCCACAGTGACCACCAGCAAACAGACATGGCCGAAGGGCACCCTGCCCACCGTGTTTCGGGTGTCGCTGGTCCTGACGGGCGAAGTCGCGGATTGGCCGTTCGACGAATACCACTCGGGGCCTGTCGTCGCCCAATTGTCGTCCGGTTCCGAGCACACGCCGGTGCCCGCGACGGTGACCTTGGTCGACCGGCTGCTCGGCTGGGATGTCGACGTCACCCGCGTCAACGACGCCGAACCCACCGGCCCCTTCCGAGTAGATCTGTCCCGGACGGCGAGCACCATGACCTTCGGGGTCGCCATCCTTTGCGTCCTGATCGGGCTCGCCGGCCTTGCCGCGTTCGTCGCGATCGAGACGGCGCGCGACCGGCGTAAATTTCAGCCGCCGATGACGACGTGGTATGCGGCCATGCTCTTTGCGGTGATGCCCCTGCGCAATGCGCTACCGGATGCGCCGCCGTTCGGCAGCTGGATCGACATCACGATCGTGGTGTGGGTGATCGTCGTGTTGGGGATTTCGATGGGTATCTACATCTCGTGCTGGTGGCGGCATCTGGCACCCGAACCACCCGACTTCGCCTGA
- a CDS encoding rhomboid-like protein has product MADRSVGARLHGLWLAVWHFVTGAPLTYGWLLVLTITTIVQNELPGRQLHSVLLHRSTNIHALGTDPLDVLFSSLLWIDGRSLEPYLLLFTLFLAPAEHWLGHLRWLTVGLTAHILATYISEGILYFAIEEHDAAERLVHARDIGVSYFMVGVMAVLTYHIARPWRWGYLGVLCVIFGFPLSTMDSHQLNFTAIGHFASLLIGLCFYPMAQERKRAPWSPARFKGAVQRALSREQEA; this is encoded by the coding sequence GTGGCGGATAGATCGGTGGGGGCGCGGCTGCACGGCCTGTGGCTGGCGGTCTGGCATTTCGTCACCGGCGCGCCGCTGACCTATGGCTGGCTGCTCGTCCTGACGATCACGACGATCGTGCAGAACGAATTGCCCGGGCGGCAACTGCATTCGGTTTTGCTGCACCGCTCCACCAACATTCACGCGCTCGGCACCGATCCGCTGGATGTGTTGTTCTCCAGCCTGCTGTGGATCGACGGCAGGAGCCTGGAACCGTACCTGTTGCTGTTCACCCTGTTTCTCGCCCCGGCCGAACATTGGCTCGGCCACTTGCGCTGGCTGACTGTCGGATTGACCGCGCACATCCTGGCCACCTATATCAGCGAAGGCATCCTCTACTTTGCGATCGAAGAGCATGACGCGGCCGAGCGGCTGGTCCACGCCCGCGATATCGGGGTCAGCTATTTCATGGTCGGCGTGATGGCTGTGTTGACCTATCACATCGCGCGACCCTGGCGCTGGGGTTATCTCGGCGTGCTGTGTGTCATCTTCGGTTTTCCGCTGTCGACGATGGACTCCCACCAGCTGAACTTCACCGCGATCGGCCACTTCGCCTCGCTGTTGATCGGGCTCTGCTTCTACCCGATGGCCCAGGAGCGCAAGCGCGCGCCCTGGAGTCCGGCGAGGTTCAAAGGCGCTGTCCAGCGGGCTCTTTCCCGTGAGCAGGAGGCCTGA
- a CDS encoding carboxylate--amine ligase/circularly permuted type 2 ATP-grasp protein, translating into MRRQSPRTLGVEEEFHLVDLKTRRLTARAPELLAGLTEEYVAELQRCVIETNTHVVDSLDGLRDELIRRRKVLVEAATVLGIGVVAAGAVPLAVPAEMQVTKTPRYRQMLADYQLLAREQLICGTQVHVGVADRDEAVQAAFRVAPYLPPLLALSASSPFASDGSDTGYASMRTLIWQRWPTTGPAAPAQSAQEYDALVDDLVASGAISDVGMLYFDVRPANATPTVELRVCDSCPSVDTAVLVAGLFRALVTRELQAAHAGTAPFAPSPPVMRAALWRAARSGLEGELVDVRRPISRPAADVIGELVGSLHPQLDESGDWDIVNELSSRALARGTSSARQRRALRRRGRLTDVVDQLVVETASWGNSTATAISADSALLLGYQPGSKPVIAAGDALADGYDEAIGPQARPRRQYRALLDTVAGLGVVALRAREADIEQEQRADDITFRVTGQSRAQVFPVDVLPRLVAAREWAKLCDGLTQRARALDAFLRDVYAQRAIVADGIIGDQVLDRAPGFRSTGRLAGDTIRAHISGTDLVCDAPGRWMVLEDNLRVPSGVAYAIVNRRLLSKHLPELEPPAAIEDTARTLDMLLETLRAAAPAHASDEPAVALLSAGWKDSAWFEHRFLAEEMAIALVQPSDLSVRDGKLVQHIGSTVQPIDVVYARMDEDMLLSSVGHDGVPLRPGLLAALADANLTIANALANGVADDKAIYAYVPAMIEYYLGEKPKLAQVPTWVCAEREQRDYVLANLGDLVVKPIDGLGGSGVLIGPEASEAALDARRRELETQPERFIAQESVSLSTHPTFDGEGLYPHHVDLRAFVHLRAGANGAVSAQVMPAALTRVASRGSRIVNSSSGGGSKDTWILTASDADEQASGNESG; encoded by the coding sequence ATGCGACGTCAATCGCCGCGCACGCTGGGGGTAGAAGAGGAGTTCCACCTTGTCGACCTGAAGACAAGGCGGCTCACTGCGCGCGCCCCGGAACTGTTGGCCGGCCTGACCGAGGAGTACGTTGCCGAGCTGCAGCGGTGTGTCATCGAGACGAACACCCATGTGGTGGATTCGCTCGACGGATTGCGCGACGAACTGATCCGTCGCCGCAAGGTCCTGGTCGAGGCTGCCACCGTCCTGGGTATCGGGGTCGTGGCCGCGGGGGCGGTGCCGCTGGCCGTGCCGGCCGAAATGCAGGTGACCAAGACGCCGCGATACCGGCAAATGCTCGCCGACTACCAACTGCTGGCCCGTGAGCAGCTGATCTGTGGCACCCAGGTGCACGTCGGTGTCGCCGATCGCGACGAAGCCGTCCAGGCCGCCTTCCGGGTGGCCCCGTATCTGCCGCCGTTACTCGCCTTGTCCGCCAGCTCGCCGTTTGCCTCCGACGGGTCCGACACCGGATACGCCAGCATGCGTACGCTGATCTGGCAGCGCTGGCCGACGACCGGTCCGGCCGCCCCGGCGCAGTCGGCGCAAGAATATGACGCACTGGTCGACGACCTGGTGGCAAGCGGGGCTATCTCGGACGTCGGGATGCTGTACTTCGACGTAAGGCCGGCCAACGCCACGCCGACGGTGGAGCTGCGCGTGTGCGACAGCTGCCCGTCCGTGGACACCGCCGTGCTGGTCGCGGGGCTGTTTCGGGCTCTGGTCACGCGGGAGCTGCAGGCGGCGCACGCGGGCACGGCTCCGTTTGCCCCGTCCCCGCCGGTGATGCGGGCGGCGCTGTGGCGGGCCGCCCGGTCGGGGTTGGAAGGTGAGCTTGTCGACGTCCGGCGTCCGATCAGTCGCCCGGCGGCCGACGTGATTGGCGAGTTGGTCGGCTCGCTGCATCCGCAACTGGATGAAAGCGGTGACTGGGACATCGTCAACGAGTTGAGCAGTAGGGCGCTGGCAAGGGGTACCTCGTCGGCCCGGCAGCGGCGGGCGCTGCGCCGCCGTGGACGTCTCACCGACGTGGTGGACCAACTGGTCGTCGAGACGGCCAGCTGGGGGAACAGTACGGCGACCGCGATCAGTGCGGATTCCGCCCTGCTGCTCGGCTATCAGCCCGGTAGCAAACCGGTGATCGCCGCCGGTGACGCCCTCGCCGACGGCTACGACGAGGCCATCGGTCCCCAGGCCCGGCCGCGGCGGCAATATCGGGCGCTGCTCGACACCGTCGCAGGGCTGGGCGTCGTCGCGCTGCGGGCCCGCGAAGCCGACATCGAGCAGGAGCAGCGCGCCGACGACATCACGTTTCGCGTCACCGGTCAAAGCCGGGCTCAGGTGTTCCCGGTCGACGTGCTGCCGCGCCTGGTGGCCGCGCGGGAATGGGCGAAGCTGTGTGACGGTCTCACTCAGCGAGCGCGCGCCCTGGACGCCTTCCTCCGCGATGTCTACGCCCAACGGGCGATCGTGGCGGACGGCATCATCGGCGACCAGGTTCTCGACCGCGCTCCCGGCTTCCGCTCGACGGGTCGCCTAGCAGGCGACACCATTCGAGCGCACATCAGCGGGACCGACCTCGTCTGCGATGCTCCCGGTCGGTGGATGGTGCTCGAAGACAACCTTCGGGTGCCGTCGGGTGTCGCCTACGCCATCGTCAACCGGCGGCTGCTCAGCAAGCACCTTCCCGAGCTGGAGCCGCCGGCTGCGATCGAAGACACCGCTCGGACCCTGGACATGCTGCTGGAGACATTGCGGGCGGCCGCACCCGCGCATGCGTCCGACGAGCCGGCCGTGGCGCTGCTGTCGGCCGGCTGGAAGGACTCGGCATGGTTTGAACACCGGTTCTTGGCGGAGGAGATGGCGATCGCCTTGGTGCAGCCGTCCGACCTGTCCGTGCGTGACGGAAAGTTGGTGCAGCACATAGGTTCCACCGTCCAGCCCATCGACGTCGTCTACGCGCGGATGGACGAGGACATGCTGTTGTCGTCGGTCGGGCACGACGGCGTGCCGCTGCGGCCCGGTCTGCTTGCCGCGCTCGCCGACGCAAACCTGACCATCGCCAACGCCCTGGCGAACGGTGTGGCCGACGACAAAGCGATCTATGCCTACGTCCCGGCCATGATCGAGTATTACCTGGGCGAAAAACCGAAGCTGGCCCAAGTGCCGACCTGGGTCTGCGCGGAACGAGAACAGCGCGATTACGTCCTGGCCAACCTGGGCGACCTGGTGGTCAAGCCGATCGACGGGCTGGGCGGTAGCGGCGTGCTGATCGGGCCGGAAGCCTCCGAAGCCGCGCTGGACGCGCGCCGGCGGGAGCTGGAAACCCAGCCGGAACGGTTCATCGCCCAGGAGTCGGTCAGCCTGTCCACCCATCCCACCTTCGACGGTGAAGGCCTATACCCTCATCACGTCGATCTGCGCGCCTTCGTCCATCTTCGGGCCGGTGCGAACGGTGCGGTCTCGGCTCAGGTGATGCCCGCCGCGCTGACGCGGGTGGCCAGCCGCGGGTCGCGGATCGTCAACTCATCATCCGGCGGGGGAAGCAAGGACACGTGGATCCTCACTGCCTCCGACGCCGACGAGCAAGCTTCAGGCAACGAAAGCGGCTGA
- a CDS encoding N-acetylglutaminylglutamine amidotransferase, which produces MCGICGEIRWDGEAADVGAVARMAGAMTSRGPDAEGIVAHGPVALGHRRLSIIDLSGRGAQPMVDAELGLILVFNGCIYNYQELREQLQADGYRFFSTADSEVVIKAFHKWGVRCVERFKGMFAFAITDRDTGVLTLARDRLGIKPLYIAPGRGRLRFASSVRALLDAGGVDTELDRAALHHYMTFHSVVPAPLTVYRGVRKLPPATVRVIQPDGSHADTVYWTPQFGRDLAKASWSARDWETALMDALRIAVKRRMVADVPVGVLLSGGIDSSIVVALLAEQGQHALATFSIGFDSSDGESGDEYFYSDLIAKTFDTDHHKIHVDSSRLVPAVPKCIAAMSEPMVSHDCVAFYLLSAEVSKSVKVVQSGQGADEILAGYSWYPPLATVARDQTTEAYAKVFFDRSHDDVLSIFAPEYGIDADVSRDFATAHQGAPGADSAVDAALRLDTQVMLVDDPVKRVDTMTMAWGLEARVPFLDHDFVELAAACPPELKLASGGKGVLKDASRKLLPPEVIDRTKGHFLVPGIRHLHGEVLDMVGDALTNDTARARGLYRSGAVSALLSAPNQTRTTLGSNALWQLAVLEMWLQSMAG; this is translated from the coding sequence ATGTGCGGTATTTGCGGTGAGATCCGCTGGGACGGCGAAGCAGCGGATGTGGGCGCCGTCGCCCGCATGGCCGGTGCGATGACCTCGCGGGGGCCGGACGCCGAGGGGATAGTGGCGCACGGACCCGTAGCCCTGGGGCACCGCCGGTTGTCCATCATCGACCTGTCCGGCCGTGGCGCCCAGCCGATGGTCGACGCCGAGCTCGGTCTGATACTGGTGTTCAACGGCTGCATCTACAACTACCAGGAACTGCGAGAGCAACTTCAAGCCGACGGATACCGGTTCTTCTCGACCGCCGACAGCGAGGTCGTGATCAAGGCATTCCACAAGTGGGGCGTGCGCTGCGTCGAACGTTTCAAGGGCATGTTCGCGTTCGCCATCACCGACCGCGACACCGGCGTGCTGACCCTGGCGCGGGACCGGCTGGGCATCAAACCGCTTTATATCGCTCCGGGCCGCGGGAGGTTGCGGTTCGCCTCGAGCGTGCGCGCACTGCTCGATGCCGGCGGGGTGGACACCGAACTGGATCGCGCGGCGCTGCACCACTACATGACCTTCCACTCCGTGGTGCCGGCCCCGCTCACGGTCTACCGCGGGGTGCGCAAGCTCCCGCCGGCGACGGTGCGGGTGATCCAGCCCGACGGCTCGCACGCCGACACCGTTTACTGGACACCGCAATTCGGCCGCGACCTGGCCAAAGCCTCCTGGTCGGCCCGCGACTGGGAGACCGCACTGATGGACGCGCTGCGCATCGCCGTCAAACGCCGGATGGTCGCCGATGTGCCGGTGGGGGTGCTGCTGTCCGGTGGCATCGACTCGTCGATAGTGGTGGCATTGCTGGCCGAGCAAGGCCAGCACGCATTGGCCACCTTCAGCATCGGCTTCGACTCGTCGGACGGCGAATCCGGCGACGAGTATTTCTACTCCGACCTGATCGCCAAGACCTTCGACACCGACCATCACAAGATTCACGTCGACTCCTCGCGGCTGGTGCCGGCGGTGCCGAAATGCATTGCCGCCATGAGTGAGCCGATGGTCAGTCACGACTGCGTGGCCTTCTATCTGCTGTCGGCCGAAGTGAGCAAGTCGGTCAAGGTGGTGCAGTCCGGGCAGGGCGCCGACGAGATCCTGGCCGGCTACTCGTGGTACCCGCCGCTGGCCACTGTCGCCCGCGACCAGACCACCGAGGCCTACGCCAAAGTTTTCTTCGACCGCAGCCATGACGACGTGTTGTCGATCTTTGCCCCCGAGTACGGAATCGACGCCGACGTGAGCCGTGATTTCGCGACCGCTCATCAAGGCGCGCCCGGCGCCGACTCCGCGGTGGACGCCGCGCTGCGGCTGGACACGCAGGTCATGCTGGTCGACGATCCCGTCAAGCGCGTCGACACGATGACGATGGCCTGGGGGCTCGAGGCGCGGGTGCCCTTTTTGGACCACGACTTCGTCGAGCTGGCGGCGGCGTGCCCGCCGGAGCTGAAGCTTGCCTCGGGCGGCAAGGGCGTGCTCAAGGACGCGTCACGAAAGTTGTTGCCGCCGGAGGTGATCGATCGGACCAAAGGGCACTTCCTGGTGCCGGGCATCCGTCATTTGCACGGCGAGGTGCTTGACATGGTGGGCGATGCGCTGACCAACGATACAGCCCGCGCCCGCGGGCTGTATCGTTCCGGCGCCGTGAGCGCGTTGTTGTCCGCCCCGAACCAGACCCGAACCACGCTGGGCTCCAACGCCTTGTGGCAATTGGCGGTGCTCGAAATGTGGCTGCAGAGCATGGCGGGCTGA
- a CDS encoding alpha/beta hydrolase family protein has protein sequence MGQDVRAIYGASLSPDATAFAHLIDDGGYPRAVQRFLRGRRASSSRDVVLPVEGPVSRVIHSADGQWLACEVAPGAGTRRQIWVVTTDPDDRMARRIDGGRAGTAELIGWDGALVAAILTGEDGIGRSCLIDPADGDCTVVDRRPGGRLVDAWAGASLIRVGPRGHHELIMLREGREIDLLPSDPGSSTADGVILDDHHPRRLRHGPDGDRIDIYYPGSGDRGYVRALIRSDNGCEFARLLEVTVTRDGVSYYVVAERPDHELDAFAVSDDLSTVALLWNVQGRSELQILEYGDNTLAEPIPLPGLVASGLSISAGGSMIAVTVEAPSAPRTVELVNPRSRQWEPIDREPSHGPVIPGFCGGTAAQTITARDGLSLNAWLYQPLPGGGPGPRGAVVYLHGGPEGQARPGYDEVFARLVDNGITVLAPNVRGSGGFGRTFVHADDREKRFAAIDDVADCARFLVDSGLADPRRIACAGWSYGAFLTMAALTFHPALFAAGISICGMSDLSTFYDRTEPWIAAAAYPEYGHPVHDRALLERLSPLRRVDALTAPLLVVHGTKDTNVPVSESEQIVEALRRAGRRVRYLAFSDDGHDIVKRENRAALAQAASEWLAMAFGAVAERH, from the coding sequence ATGGGGCAGGACGTGCGCGCCATCTACGGTGCGTCCCTGTCGCCGGACGCGACGGCGTTCGCCCACCTGATCGACGACGGCGGTTATCCGCGCGCGGTGCAACGGTTTCTGCGTGGGCGGCGGGCAAGCTCGTCGCGGGACGTGGTGTTGCCGGTCGAGGGTCCGGTGTCCAGGGTCATCCACTCCGCCGACGGGCAATGGCTGGCCTGCGAAGTGGCGCCCGGCGCGGGTACCCGCCGCCAGATCTGGGTGGTGACCACCGATCCGGATGACAGGATGGCTCGTCGCATCGACGGCGGGCGCGCCGGGACCGCCGAGCTGATCGGCTGGGACGGCGCGCTGGTCGCCGCAATTTTGACCGGTGAAGACGGCATCGGGCGATCGTGTCTGATCGACCCGGCCGACGGCGATTGCACCGTGGTGGATCGGCGACCCGGCGGGCGCCTGGTCGATGCCTGGGCCGGCGCATCCCTGATCCGAGTCGGGCCGCGCGGCCACCACGAACTGATCATGCTGCGCGAGGGACGCGAAATCGACTTGCTGCCTTCCGATCCCGGCTCCTCGACAGCAGACGGCGTCATCCTCGACGACCACCATCCTCGCCGCCTCCGCCACGGCCCTGACGGTGACCGGATCGACATCTACTATCCAGGCTCCGGCGACCGCGGATATGTTCGCGCATTGATTCGCAGCGACAACGGCTGCGAATTCGCCCGGCTGCTGGAAGTGACGGTCACCCGGGACGGGGTGAGCTATTACGTGGTGGCCGAACGCCCCGACCACGAGCTGGACGCCTTCGCTGTCAGCGACGACCTATCGACGGTGGCGTTGTTATGGAACGTGCAGGGCCGCAGTGAATTGCAGATCCTGGAATACGGCGACAACACGCTGGCCGAACCGATTCCGCTGCCCGGGCTGGTCGCAAGCGGGCTGTCCATCAGCGCCGGCGGGTCGATGATCGCGGTGACCGTGGAAGCGCCGTCGGCGCCGCGCACCGTCGAGCTGGTCAATCCCCGGTCGCGCCAATGGGAACCGATAGATCGCGAACCCAGTCACGGTCCGGTCATCCCCGGATTCTGCGGCGGGACCGCGGCGCAGACCATCACGGCCCGTGACGGATTGAGCTTGAACGCGTGGCTTTACCAGCCGCTACCGGGCGGCGGCCCGGGCCCCAGGGGAGCGGTGGTGTACCTGCACGGCGGACCGGAAGGCCAGGCCCGTCCCGGCTACGACGAAGTCTTCGCGCGGCTGGTCGACAACGGGATCACCGTGCTGGCGCCCAATGTCCGCGGCTCCGGGGGCTTCGGTAGGACGTTCGTGCACGCCGACGACCGGGAGAAGCGGTTCGCGGCCATCGACGACGTCGCCGACTGCGCGCGTTTCCTCGTGGACAGTGGCCTTGCCGACCCACGGCGCATCGCCTGCGCGGGCTGGTCGTACGGCGCCTTTCTGACGATGGCGGCACTGACGTTCCACCCGGCCTTGTTCGCGGCAGGCATCAGCATCTGCGGCATGAGCGATCTCAGCACCTTTTATGACCGCACCGAGCCGTGGATTGCCGCCGCGGCGTACCCGGAGTACGGCCACCCGGTCCACGATCGCGCGTTGCTCGAGCGACTGTCGCCGCTGCGCCGTGTCGACGCTTTGACGGCGCCCTTGCTGGTGGTGCATGGCACCAAGGACACCAATGTGCCCGTCAGCGAATCGGAGCAGATCGTCGAGGCGCTGCGCCGAGCCGGCCGACGGGTCCGGTACCTGGCGTTCAGCGACGACGGCCACGACATCGTCAAACGCGAGAATCGTGCGGCGCTGGCGCAAGCGGCGAGCGAGTGGCTGGCCATGGCATTCGGCGCCGTCGCCGAAAGGCATTAG